The nucleotide sequence TAATTTACAAAATGAAGATGGCACCACGTCAACACCTGGTGATGTGGGTGTGCATTCATTAGGGACAGCGACGGGTAACGATGTGACTGCCGCGAAGTTAATCTTTTCTGATGGCGGTGATTTCGTTGGCATCGAAAACCCAGATGGCAGCACCAATCCTGATTACACGTTAAATACTGAAGCACTTGCCAGCGTATTATCAAACGGTGCCGATCCTACTCAAGAAATTACCATCGACTTCAACCTTGACCCCGATGAAGCCACCGTAAATGAGCCTACACAGTATGCGTCAGCGTTTGAAGTGACTTCATTAGAGCAAGATGGTTTACCAGTAGGGCGACTGACGGGGATTGATATTGGTCCGGATGGATTAGTACGTGCCACATTCTCAAACGGGACTTCAGAGCCCATTACACGTGTTGCTCTCGTGCGTTTTGCCAATGAACAAGGGTTAACTCAGCAAAGCAGCACAGAATGGAAAGAGAGTATTCTATCGGGTGAAGCACTTGCTGGGGAAGCCACAACAGGTACCTATGGTGAAATTAACTCATCAGCGCTAGAGCAGGCCAATGTTAACTTAACCACCGAGTTGATTGATATGATTATTGCCCAGCGTAATTTCCAAGCCAATTCTCGTGCCCTTGAAGTGAATAACTCTCTGAATCAAACTATCTTGAATATTCGATAAATAGTCACTCTTCAAAAAAGCCGCAGATTACTGCGGCTTTTTTATATCTTTCATTTTTTGTACATATTGGCATCGGCCTTGCAAAACCTGTGTATGGTTTAACCAGAGTCAAAAGTCAGTCATGGACAAACTTCTCTACATAGCAGCAAGCGGTGCCTCTCAAGACCTTTTAGGGACTGGGATTAGGGCAAATAACTTAGCCAATGCACAAACCACGGGTTTCCGTGCTCAGCTAGAGCAGGCAAGAGCAATGCCGGCGTACGGCGAAGGTTTGCCGACCCGCGTTTTTTCTATGACAGAAAGCCCTTCTAATAACTACGAATCAGGCCCCATGATACAAACGGGGCGTGACCTTGATGTAGCGATTCAAGGTGATGGTTGGTTTGCCGTTCAAGATGAAAATGGCCAAGAAGCCTATTCTCGTGATGGTAACTTCAAACTGGGCGACGACGGAATTTTGACAGATATCCATGACCGCGTGGTTTTGGGTGACAATGGTCCAATATTTTTGCCCGTTCCTCTAGATAATCTCAACATTGCCGCCGATGGCACTTTGTCTATGCGCCAGCTAGGCGCCCCAGCAAATGTTATTGAAGATATTGGTCGGTTGAAGCTAGTCAGCCCCAATTATGCGGATATGGAACGGGGTACCGACGGTTTATTTAGAATGGAAGACGGCACACTGGCACCCGCCAATGCGAATGTAAAAGTGATGTCGGGCATGCTTGAAGGTTCGAATGTAAACGCTGTGGAAGAGATGGTCGATATGATCAATTTACAGCGTCACTACGAGTTACAGGTAAAGGTTATGAAGCAAGCCGAGGAGTTGGATACTCGCGGCAATACCCTGCTTCGCATTTTATAATTGTTTTTTAGTGACGTTGTGGATAACTGCAACGACGGGAGGTTTATATGCACCCAGCATTGTGGATTAGTAAAACAGGTTTAGATGCTGCACAGACTGATGTTGCCGTTGTCTCTAACAACCTGGCCAACGCATCAACGGTGGGCTTTAAAAAGGACCGTGCCGTATTTGAAGATCTACTTTATCAAAACATAAACCAGCCGGGTGGTCGCTCTTCGGCGGATACTGAGCTCCCGTCAGGTTTAATGTTAGGTTCGGGCTCTAAAGTAGTGGCAACCCAAAAAGCCCATACTCAAGGGAATTTGTTGACCACCGAAAATGCCTTGGATATGTCTATCCAAGGGCGCGGGTATTTTGAAATATTACAACCTGACGGCACCATTGCATATTCTCGAAATGGTCAATTCTCATTGAATGATCAAGGTCAAATTGTGACATCGGGTGCTGGCTTCCTTTTGCAACCAGAAGTGGCTGTTCCCGAAGATGCGCAACAAATCACGATTTCACAAGATGGCGAAATTAGCGTGTCTGTGCGTGGCGAGGCTGAACCTCAAGTTCTTGGGCAAATGAATATTTCGGATTTTGTTAACCCCACAGGGTTACAGCCTATTGGTCAAAACCTGTTTGTAGAAACCGCTTCCAGTGGTGCACCTATCCAAGGCGTACCTGGCTTGCAAGGGCTGGGTTACATTTCTCAAGGTACGTTAGAAACGTCGAACGTTAACGTCACAGAAGAACTGGTAAACCTTATCGAAAGCCAGCGTTTGTACGAGATGAACTCCAAAGTGATTTCATCGGTTGACCAGATGCTTGGTCAAGTCATTCAGCAGCTATAGCAGGTAACGTGATGAAACGTATTCTGGCACTTTCTGTGGCGATAATAACTTTAGGGGGCTGTGCAAGTACAAGCCAACCTCCTGTTGAAGCGAATGATCCTTCTTTCGCTCCAGTGGTACCGGATTACCCCCGTGAGACGATTGTAGAAGACGGCTCTTTGTTTCGCTCTTATATGGCAAACAGCCTTTATTCTGATGTAACAGCGCGCAGAGTGGGTGACATCATTACCGTGGCGCTCAGCGAAAGTACGTCAGCGAGTAAATCGGCTGACACCACTACCGCGAAAGACTCTTCCGTGAATCTAGACACCATTACAGGGTTAGGCGGTCAAGCGGTGAATATTGGCGGGCAATCTATTCAATTAGGCATCGGTTCTTCCAGTGATTTTTCTGGTGATTCGGCGGCGAATCAAAGCAATAGTTTGTCGGGGGCCATTTCTGTCACCGTGGTTGATGTACTGCCGAACAATAACCTCGTTATTCGAGGCGAGAAGTGGTTAACCCTTAATCATGGTGATGAATACATTCGTCTGACTGGCATTATTCGTCCGGCGGACATTAGTCCGGAAAACGAGATCGTTTCAACCAAAGTGGCTAATGCACGGATTCAGTATTCTGGTACAGGTTCCTTTGCGCGCGCGCAAGAAAGAGGCTGGTTAACCAAGTTTTTCGATTCAACTTGGTGGCCGTTGTAAGCCAATTGGAGAGTGAGTATGCGTTTATTTATTGTTGTTCTTACCGCATTAAGCCTTTTTACGCCGCACCTAGCGAGTGGTCAGCGCATAAAAGATTTAGCCAGTATTCAAGGTGTACGAAGTAACCAATTGGTGGGTTACGGCCTGGTGGTGGGGTTACCGGGAACGGGTGAGCAAAGCCCGTTTACCGAGCAAAGCTTTCGAACCATGTTAAGTAATTTCGGTATCAGCTTAGATGCCAACACCAAACCAAAAATTAAAAATGTGGCTGCGGTTGCGGTTCACGCTGAGCTTCCGGCCTTTTCGAAACCCGGGCAAACCATTGACGTTACAGTGTCATCTGTGGGTGAAGCCAATAGTTTGCAAGGCGGAACGCTTCTTCAAACCTTCTTAAAAGGTGTGGATGGAAAAGTATATGCCGTGGCACAAGGCAGTTTGGTGGTGAGTGGTTTTGGAGCACAAGGCGGTGACGGATCACGGATTGTGGTTAATACCCCTACTGTTGGGCGTATTCCCAACGGCGCGATGGTGGAGCAATCTGTACCAAGCGGTTTCGCGAATGGCGATTCGCTTACGCTGAATTTACACCGCCCCGACTTTTCTACAGCAAAGGCTCTCGCAGATACGATCAATGAACGTTTAGGTGCACAGCCGGATAAAGGGTATGTAATAGCAACCCCCATTGATGCAGCGTCTGTACGTGTTTCTGCGCCCCGTGATGTTGGGCAGCGCGTGGGCTTTTTAGCGACACTGGAAAATTTTGAATTTACGCCGGCTGATGCGCCTGCGCGGGTAGTGATAAACAGCCGAACAGGCACTATCGTTATTGGCAGTCAAGTGCGATTACTGCCTGCTGCCATTACCCACGGTGGGTTAACCGTTACCATTGCTGAAAATCAGCAAGTTTCTCAACCCAATGCCTTTGCTGACGGAGAAACTGTGGTTACAACTCAGTCAATTATCGATGTGGATTTGGCCGATAGCCGCATGTTCAAGTTTGAGCCCGGCGTGACATTAGATCAACTGGTTAGAGCGGTGAACGAAGTGGGCGCAGCGCCGGGAGATCTTATGGCAATTTTAGAAGCCCTTAGACAAGCTGGCGCATTGCGCGGTGAATTGGTGATTATCTAATGGACGGGTTAGGGTCTAAGTCACAGCTAGACATGGCAAGAAACGTTCATGATCTCGGCAGTATTAATAAGATGCGAGAAGCTATCGCGTCAGGTGACGAGGATGTGTTGCAAGAAGCAGCACAGCAGTTTGAAGCTATTTTTGTGCAAATGATGCTGAAATCCATGCGTAAAGCGCAAGATGCACTAGCGGATGAAAACAGCCCATTTAACTCTGAACAAGTGAAGTTCTATCGTGATATGCACGATCAGCAATTGGCGGCAGACTTAACGTCAAACGGCGGCATGGGATTAGCCGATATTATTGTAAAGCAGATGGGGCATTCTGAGGACAGTTACCAGCCAGCCAGTACCATTCGAAGCGACGGTAATTTGAGTTCACTAAACAGAGGTCGAGTTGAGCAGACTGAACACGCTCAGGAAAGCGTACTTGTATCAGAGTCTAAAGGCACTCGCGCCGCAATTAAAGACAGTATGTTTGAGAGCCCAGAGGATTTTGTCAGCACTTTACAGCCCTATGCTCAAGAGGTAGCCGAAAAATATGGCTTAGACGCCAAAGCCATTATTGCACAGGCGGCGGTGGAAACAGGGTGGGGGCAGTTTGTCATACACAATTCAGATGGCACGAGTTCACATAACTTATTCGGTATTAAAGCGAATTCACAGTGGCAAGGTGATCAGGCTGTTGTTAGTACACTGGAATTTAACGGGCATATACCTGAAAAACAGAAAGCCGCGTTCCGTTCGTATTCCTCACTGGCCCATGCCATGGATGATTATGGCAAATTCATTGCTACTCAACCTCGATATAAGCAAGCGGTAGCGCACGCACAAGATGCCGGTAAATATACCCAAGCGTTGCAAGATGCGGGTTATGCCACCGACCCAGAATACGCAAACAAAATTATGTCTGTTTACCACAGTGACAGGCTCAATGGCTTAATGCCCTAAGGCGGAGGAATTCAGATGAGCGTTGATTTATTTTCTCTCGCCACCAGTGGCGTTAATGCTAGCAGTAAACTGCTTCAAACCACCAGTAACAACATAGCAAATGTTAATACGGACGGGTATGTACGCGAGCGTACAGAACTTAATAATAGCCAGGTGTTTGGCGTAGAAATTGGTAATACAGAGCGAATTATTAACGTGTTTGCGCAAAACCAATTGCGTCGTGATATCACCTTGGTAGGTGAGTTAGAATCTTACTCCTCAAAAACAACGGCCATCGACAATCTACTTGCCAGTGAAGCTAACTCTCTCTCACAAGGAATAAGTGACTATTTTGCAGCACTCCAAACCGCCGCGGATGATCCTACAAACCTAGCCTCTCGCGAACAAGTTTTGGGTAAAAGCGAATCTTTATATCAGCGAATGAAGACCATTTCTGATTACATGATAGAAAAAGAGGAAGAGCTCAATTTAGAGTTTACTTCTATGGTCAACCGAGCGAATAGCCTTATTGCTAATATTGGCGAGTTAAATAAAAATATTGTTATCGCTAAAGGAAACAGTACCAGCGATGAGCCCAGTGCATTATTAAATGAGCGTGATCAAGCTATCGATGAGTTGGCGTCGATTATGGCCATTAACGTCAATGATAGCCAAAGTCAAAATGGCGCTGTGACGATCAACCTCATTACCGGTGAATCTCTGGTCTTGGATAATGGCGCATTTAATTTATTTGAATTAAATAGCAACGGTGATGTGACATCAAAAGAGCTTAAATTAGAAACTGATTTTGGTTCAGACACCAAAGGAGATGCCTCTGTACCTGTGGTGGAAAATGATCTAGGTGGTGCGCTGGGAGGGCTATTTAGGTATAGGAATGATGTGCTTGGTCCAGCAATGCGTGACGTAGGGCAGTTATCAGTGGCATTTGCAGATGCCATGAATACCCAAAACAAATTAGGCATGGACCTAGATGGCCAGCTCGGTACTAATATTTTTGATATTCCTAGCTTCACGGCGCTTACAACGGAAACCGGCGACTTCCAAGTGACAGGGCAGCTCATTGAAGGCAAAGGCAGCGAGTTAACCGACGCAGATTATCTTATTGAAATTGATGCCGTGGACGCATCTGGCGTACCGACTTCCATTATCGTATCAATGATCAACCCAGATGGCACCGTGCAAACCGATGGTGCGGGTAATGATCTTGTCAGCACAATGGCGGTGAGTGCTGGTTACAATGAATTGCCGGGTGGAATTGAGGTGGAGTTTTCTGGCACGAGTAATTACGAAGAAGGGTTTCAGTTTTTACTTCAGCCGACGAAGAATATAGCGTCTTCAATAACGCTTGCGACTCAGCGCCCTGAAGATTTAGCGTTTGCATCACCAATACGCGCCCAGGCCGATGCAACAAATTTAGGTAGTGCAAATGTCTCAGGGGTAGAAGTGACCAATACCACGGTGGGGGACTCAGGATTTGATGGGTCGGGAGGCCTAATCAGCTCTGCGCCAGCGCAAGTTTATTTTACCGCTGAAGATACCTATGAAGTATTAGATGCAAGCGGCACAACGTTGGCAACGGTCACGGGGACAACTAACCTAAATAATTTGCTCGCTCAGGCTGGATTGACTTCGGATCCTGGCTACGACTTTAGCCTTGATGGTGTCCCAAAAGCCGGAGATAGTTTTTCTATAAGCTACAATACCGATGGTTTTAACGACAACACTAATACCCTTGCGTTGGCTTCGTTGCAAAACGACCCTCTCGTGCAAGTGAGCAGTGAGTCATCAAATACACCACGCACTTTTCAAGATGCTTATGCGTCTATGGTTGGACGAATTGGCGAAGACGCCGCCATGGCTAATGTTTCATTGGAATCTGCCGAAGCTATGAAAGTGCAATCTGAAAACTGGTTTGAATCTGTATCTGGCGTAAGCTTAGACGAGGAAGCGGCGAATTTGATTAAGTACCAGCAAAGTTATGCAGCGGCTGCGAGAATTTTATCTACGGCGCAAGAACTGTTCAACACCATATTACAGTCGGCGAGGTAAGCATTTATGCGTATATCAACAAGTCAAATCTACGATCAGAATATTCGTTCTATCATGAATAACCAAGAAGACTTGGTTAAAACTCAAGAGCAACTTGCTACCGGTAAACGCATTATTACCCCGTCAGATGATCCTGTAGGCGCTGCGAAAGTGTTGCGACTGACAGAAGAAATAGATGAGCTGGAACAATTTCAGCGTAACAACGATTTGGTGACCGGCTCTCTTGAGCAACAAGAAGCTGTACTTACAAATATAACCAACTCAATAAACCGTGCCAGAACCTTAGTTGTGCAAGCTGGGTCGGGAATATTGTCAGATCCTGATAAACGTGCGATTGGGGCTGAATTGGAACAGATTAAGCTCGAAATTTTCGATTTAATGAACACGCAAGACGCTGATGGCAATTACATCTATGCGGGTTACCAGTCTGCCAACCAGGCATTTACCTACAACCCCGCTGCGACGGGTAACGCAATAAGCTTTTCTGGGGATGCGGGAGTGAGCTTTATTCAGCTTTCCAACAGTTCCACTATACAATCTACCAGTAACGGTTATGAAGTATTTGAAAATGTATTATCCCGCTTTAAGTTCTCGGTAACCAGTGACACGGTTTCTAGTTTATCAAATGCGACTGTCTCAGAGCAGGGCACTTTCGATACTTTCTTTAACAAAAACTATGACCCTGTTACCAGTGCGAATAATGATTACCAAATTACGTTTTTAGCTTCTGGGGAAGCCCAGTTGACTAACGTAGGTACAGGTGCCGTCGTTGATACAGTGGGTTTCGAGTCTGGGAAAGCGTTTACCGTAAAAGGAATGCAGTTTACCGCTTCTGCTGTCGCTGGCGACACCATAGAGTTTTCCTTAGATGCGCCAGAGAAAAAGAGCATGGCGCAAACGCTTCATGAAGTGCAAGAAATACTCATGGATAGCACCATTGATAATAGTGCGTTACAAGAAGCTATTGCTGACTCTCTCGTCGGTTTAGACAACGGCTTAGAGAAGATTTCACTTGAGCGGGCATCCATTGGTAGTCGGCTAAATATTGCCGAGTCTACCTACGAAAGTAACTTAGACATGGAAATCGCAGCTAAATCGTCCCGTAGTGCGATTCAAGATGTGGATTATGCAGAAGCGTCCAGTGAATTTGCTAAACAAGAAACGGCACTAGAAGCCGCATTGGCGTCTTTTCCTCAAGTGTCAAACCTGTCGCTATTCAATTATATTTAATCATCCACGCTGATGCCCTGACCTGTTTTCGCTTAACAGTGCAGGGCGTTTAGACCTGATATTTCAGCTAAATAAACTCGGGTTGATTTGTCAATATGTGAGGAATAATACGACAAATAAAGGGTGTCGCCATCTATAACCATGCCGGGGTAACTGTTATCTCCACCACTTGGTAAGGTAAGCAAAACAGACAGTTGAGCCGACCCTTTTTCTAGCGACCAAATTTTCGTCGTTGAAACTTCACCATCCCAATCTCTTCCTGCCACTAGATAATGCGTTTCTGATAGTGCATACATAACTGGCCCGCCAATGTAACAACCTAAATCTTTCCAAGTCCAAGAAGTATAAGGCGGGGAGGATTCACCGAGCATCGCGGAATAAGAGTCAGCATCACGTCTCACTACTGCGGTGGCGCTGCCATTTTGAGAAAATAAAATATGACTCTCGTTGGGGTAGCCTAATTGATGGGTTGCAAGTGATAGCGCATGATCTGTGACTAAATCCATTTGTTTATTAGGGTGCCCAGCGTATAAATCTATTCTGTTTTTGCCTCGGTTATAGGCAAAGCCGTAAGCTGTGTGATTGAAAAACGTTAGGTTCCATAGCCACCAGCCCGGTTTTCCAAAAGAATGTGGGCCAGACCACGACATGCCCGTCGTAGTATGAAAACTCACCATATCCGTTGAAATACTGCCGGTAGTCGGACACTTTCGTTTCGCATAAGCGGTTAAATATAATACCTCACCATCGAAACTGAATTTAGGATCTCTTAAATCCGTGTCTGGCACCTGTAAGTGTTGATAGTGCTTTTCTTTGCTCAATAGCGAGTATTTAACAATGACGATTTGCCCATCAAGGCTGACATGATCGCATGCTTGACGATAACAACAGAAAACGGCAGTTAAATGTTTCTCGAAGGGCGACGCAATAAGATCGGTAAAGGCACAGTGCGGTGCCGGGGCGGAAATACGTTCTACACTGTTTAGAGTTAGTTTATTTTTCACTCAATATCCTTTTAAAAACGGATGCTTAGAAGATAGTAGGTGGCAAATATCATCCGCGCTACGGCAATTTTCGTAAATTTTTCTAAAGGCTTTGCTATTTACGTCGATACAAACACTGAGAGAGCCAGTTCATCAATTACCCCTCAGGTGTTGGTGACTACTAAAATGAAACGCCGGTTCACGCCGGCAGCCAGCACACGCTGGACTGAGAGTGTAGGAGAGACTTTATGTCTATGTTCGTAAATACCAATGTTTCCTCATTGAATGCCCAGCGTCAATTATTTGATGTAAGCAACTCTTTGAGCACGTCATTTGAACGTCTGTCTTCAGGCTTCCGTATCAACAGCGCTGCTGATGATGCTGCTGGTCTTCAGATTACCGATAGAATGACATCGCAAGTTCAAGGCTTAAACCAAGCCGTTCGTAACGCAAATGACGCAATATCACTGTCACAAACTGCTGAAGGTGCATTGTCTGAAACGACCACTGCGCTACAGCGTATTCGTACGTTAGCGGTACAATCACAAAACGGTATCAACAGTGATTCAGACCGTGAAGCGCTACAAAAAGAAGTGGATGCACTTCGCACAGAAATTTCACGTATCGCCACCACTACCCAATTTGCAGGTGTAGAGGTACTTTCTGGTGAATTCTCGGCGAAATTCCTGGTCGGTGCAAACTCAGGTCAAACCATATCTGTGAACCTTTCAACTCAAGCGCTAACCCGAGCAAATGTTCAGGGTTTTAGTGCAACAGGTTTAGGCCTTACTGGTACAGGTAATGACGTGTTAACCAGTGAAAATGCGTCATCAATGATGGCGTCAATTGACAACGCAATTTCTGCAATTGGTGGTTTACGCGCTGATTTAGGTGCACTACAAAACCGTTTTCAGTCAACAATTCGTAACT is from Alteromonas australica and encodes:
- the flgK gene encoding flagellar hook-associated protein FlgK, with the protein product MSVDLFSLATSGVNASSKLLQTTSNNIANVNTDGYVRERTELNNSQVFGVEIGNTERIINVFAQNQLRRDITLVGELESYSSKTTAIDNLLASEANSLSQGISDYFAALQTAADDPTNLASREQVLGKSESLYQRMKTISDYMIEKEEELNLEFTSMVNRANSLIANIGELNKNIVIAKGNSTSDEPSALLNERDQAIDELASIMAINVNDSQSQNGAVTINLITGESLVLDNGAFNLFELNSNGDVTSKELKLETDFGSDTKGDASVPVVENDLGGALGGLFRYRNDVLGPAMRDVGQLSVAFADAMNTQNKLGMDLDGQLGTNIFDIPSFTALTTETGDFQVTGQLIEGKGSELTDADYLIEIDAVDASGVPTSIIVSMINPDGTVQTDGAGNDLVSTMAVSAGYNELPGGIEVEFSGTSNYEEGFQFLLQPTKNIASSITLATQRPEDLAFASPIRAQADATNLGSANVSGVEVTNTTVGDSGFDGSGGLISSAPAQVYFTAEDTYEVLDASGTTLATVTGTTNLNNLLAQAGLTSDPGYDFSLDGVPKAGDSFSISYNTDGFNDNTNTLALASLQNDPLVQVSSESSNTPRTFQDAYASMVGRIGEDAAMANVSLESAEAMKVQSENWFESVSGVSLDEEAANLIKYQQSYAAAARILSTAQELFNTILQSAR
- the flgJ gene encoding flagellar assembly peptidoglycan hydrolase FlgJ — translated: MDGLGSKSQLDMARNVHDLGSINKMREAIASGDEDVLQEAAQQFEAIFVQMMLKSMRKAQDALADENSPFNSEQVKFYRDMHDQQLAADLTSNGGMGLADIIVKQMGHSEDSYQPASTIRSDGNLSSLNRGRVEQTEHAQESVLVSESKGTRAAIKDSMFESPEDFVSTLQPYAQEVAEKYGLDAKAIIAQAAVETGWGQFVIHNSDGTSSHNLFGIKANSQWQGDQAVVSTLEFNGHIPEKQKAAFRSYSSLAHAMDDYGKFIATQPRYKQAVAHAQDAGKYTQALQDAGYATDPEYANKIMSVYHSDRLNGLMP
- the flgH gene encoding flagellar basal body L-ring protein FlgH — its product is MKRILALSVAIITLGGCASTSQPPVEANDPSFAPVVPDYPRETIVEDGSLFRSYMANSLYSDVTARRVGDIITVALSESTSASKSADTTTAKDSSVNLDTITGLGGQAVNIGGQSIQLGIGSSSDFSGDSAANQSNSLSGAISVTVVDVLPNNNLVIRGEKWLTLNHGDEYIRLTGIIRPADISPENEIVSTKVANARIQYSGTGSFARAQERGWLTKFFDSTWWPL
- a CDS encoding flagellar basal body rod protein FlgF — translated: MDKLLYIAASGASQDLLGTGIRANNLANAQTTGFRAQLEQARAMPAYGEGLPTRVFSMTESPSNNYESGPMIQTGRDLDVAIQGDGWFAVQDENGQEAYSRDGNFKLGDDGILTDIHDRVVLGDNGPIFLPVPLDNLNIAADGTLSMRQLGAPANVIEDIGRLKLVSPNYADMERGTDGLFRMEDGTLAPANANVKVMSGMLEGSNVNAVEEMVDMINLQRHYELQVKVMKQAEELDTRGNTLLRIL
- the flgG gene encoding flagellar basal-body rod protein FlgG, yielding MHPALWISKTGLDAAQTDVAVVSNNLANASTVGFKKDRAVFEDLLYQNINQPGGRSSADTELPSGLMLGSGSKVVATQKAHTQGNLLTTENALDMSIQGRGYFEILQPDGTIAYSRNGQFSLNDQGQIVTSGAGFLLQPEVAVPEDAQQITISQDGEISVSVRGEAEPQVLGQMNISDFVNPTGLQPIGQNLFVETASSGAPIQGVPGLQGLGYISQGTLETSNVNVTEELVNLIESQRLYEMNSKVISSVDQMLGQVIQQL
- the flgL gene encoding flagellar hook-associated protein FlgL, with product MRISTSQIYDQNIRSIMNNQEDLVKTQEQLATGKRIITPSDDPVGAAKVLRLTEEIDELEQFQRNNDLVTGSLEQQEAVLTNITNSINRARTLVVQAGSGILSDPDKRAIGAELEQIKLEIFDLMNTQDADGNYIYAGYQSANQAFTYNPAATGNAISFSGDAGVSFIQLSNSSTIQSTSNGYEVFENVLSRFKFSVTSDTVSSLSNATVSEQGTFDTFFNKNYDPVTSANNDYQITFLASGEAQLTNVGTGAVVDTVGFESGKAFTVKGMQFTASAVAGDTIEFSLDAPEKKSMAQTLHEVQEILMDSTIDNSALQEAIADSLVGLDNGLEKISLERASIGSRLNIAESTYESNLDMEIAAKSSRSAIQDVDYAEASSEFAKQETALEAALASFPQVSNLSLFNYI
- a CDS encoding flagellar basal body P-ring protein FlgI, with protein sequence MRLFIVVLTALSLFTPHLASGQRIKDLASIQGVRSNQLVGYGLVVGLPGTGEQSPFTEQSFRTMLSNFGISLDANTKPKIKNVAAVAVHAELPAFSKPGQTIDVTVSSVGEANSLQGGTLLQTFLKGVDGKVYAVAQGSLVVSGFGAQGGDGSRIVVNTPTVGRIPNGAMVEQSVPSGFANGDSLTLNLHRPDFSTAKALADTINERLGAQPDKGYVIATPIDAASVRVSAPRDVGQRVGFLATLENFEFTPADAPARVVINSRTGTIVIGSQVRLLPAAITHGGLTVTIAENQQVSQPNAFADGETVVTTQSIIDVDLADSRMFKFEPGVTLDQLVRAVNEVGAAPGDLMAILEALRQAGALRGELVII
- a CDS encoding flagellin N-terminal helical domain-containing protein, which produces MSMFVNTNVSSLNAQRQLFDVSNSLSTSFERLSSGFRINSAADDAAGLQITDRMTSQVQGLNQAVRNANDAISLSQTAEGALSETTTALQRIRTLAVQSQNGINSDSDREALQKEVDALRTEISRIATTTQFAGVEVLSGEFSAKFLVGANSGQTISVNLSTQALTRANVQGFSATGLGLTGTGNDVLTSENASSMMASIDNAISAIGGLRADLGALQNRFQSTIRNLSNISENVAAARSQIKDTDFATETANLTRNQIIQQASTTILSQANQRPQSALSLLG